A genomic region of Raphanus sativus cultivar WK10039 chromosome 6, ASM80110v3, whole genome shotgun sequence contains the following coding sequences:
- the LOC108808770 gene encoding uncharacterized protein LOC108808770, translating to MSSSSEDGLDERLDEIFDDICDDTIDNIIEAQTKKQKKRAYIERNREAGHNRLWNDYFSEYPTYEEHLFRRRFHMNKGLFMHIVYALSENVPFFQQRRDATGRFGLSALQKCTAALRMLAYGSAADAVDEYLRLGETMALSCLHHFTDGVIHLFEDEYLRRPTAEDLQRLLDIGEKRGFPGMVGSIDCMHWEWKNCPTSWKGQYARGSNKPTIFLEAVASQDLWIWHAFFGPPSTLNDLNVLDRSPVFDDIIEGRAPRLEYVVNGHKYKFAYYLTDGIYPKWSTFIQSITRPQCEKARLFAKRQESARKDVERAFGVLQARFAIVRNPALTWDKKKIGKIMRACIILHNVIVENERNGYGRIDISEFEDGSVTRSSEVETETDMPTNLNNMFSDQNQKELRDAHIHEQLKKYLVKHIWNKFGHND from the coding sequence ATGTCATCATCTTCAGAGGATGGATTGGACGAAAGATTGGACGAGATTTTCGACGATATCTGTGACGATACAATCGACAACATTATCGAGGCCCAAaccaagaagcaaaagaaacgTGCTTATATAGAACGAAACCGTGAAGCTGGACACAATCGTTTGTGGAATGACTACTTCAGCGAATATCCGACTTATGAGGAACATTTATTCAGACGCCGTTTCCATAtgaacaagggattattcatgcATATTGTCTATGCCCTCTCAGAGAACGTCCCATTCTTTCAACAAAGAAGAGATGCTACCGGGAGGTTTGGTCTTTCTGCACTACAAAAATGTACGGCAGCCCTTCGTATGCTTGCTTATGGTTCTGCGGCTGACGCGGTTGACgaatatctccgacttggtgagaCGATGGCACTTTCATGTTTACATCATTTCACTGACGGAGTAATACATTTATTTGAAGATGAGTATCTACGAAGACCCACAGCAGAAGATCTTCAACGACTACTCGATATTGGAGAGAAACGCGGGTTTCCTGGGATGGTTGGGAGCATTGACTGTATGCACTGGGAGTGGAAAAATTGCCCAACCTCTTGGAAAGGACAGTACGCCCGGGGATCAAACAAACCGACAATTTTCTTAGAGGCTGTAGCTTCACAagatctttggatatggcacgcCTTTTTTGGTCCTCCAAGTACCTTAAACGATCTTAATGTCCTTGATCGGTCtcctgtttttgatgacattatAGAAGGTCGAGCTCCAAGGTTAGAGTACGTGGTCAACGGACACAAGTATAAGTTCGCTTACTACCTCACAGACGGTATATATCCAAAATGGTCAACATTTATTCAATCTATCACACGGCCTCAATGTGAAAAAGCGCGGTTATTTGCTAAAAGACAAGAATCAGCCCGAAAAGATGTCGAGCGGGCATTTGGCGTTTTGCAAGCTCGATTTGCGATTGTAAGAAACCCGGCTCTTACatgggacaaaaaaaaaattgggaagATTATGCGAGCATGTATCATATTACACAATGTGATAGTCGAAAATGAACGCAATGGCTACGGGCGTATCGACATTTCGGAATTTGAAGATGGAAGCGTGACAAGGAGTTCAGAGGTGGAAACCGAAACCGACATGCCTACAAATCTCAATAACATGTTTTCCGATCAGAACCAGAAAGAGCTTCGGGATGCGCATATACATGaacaattgaaaaaatatttagttaagcATATTTGGAACAAATTTGGTCATAATGATTAA
- the LOC108811884 gene encoding glyoxylate/hydroxypyruvate reductase HPR3, which yields MSESPIVLVQRPPTFDFMDELLGRNFPILTTHHTSSVPLLNSLSRHASSIRAVVNMGMLKIDADLLSHLPSLQLLVCTSVGTDHIDLSECKRRGISVANAGEAFSEDVADCAVGLLISLLRQIPAADRYVRSGKWAKSGEFQLGIKLSGKRVGILGLGTIGSLIAKRLDPFGCIISYNSTSQKQSIPYLYYPDVLSLAANNDVIVLCCALNDQTRHIVNREVMESLGKNGFIINVGRGGLIDEEELVKCLVDGVIGGAGLDVFEKEPRIPTELFGLDNVVLSPHAAMATPESLDNIAQLALANLKAFFSNQPLISPVRLD from the exons ATGTCGGAATCTCCAATCGTACTCGTACAAAGGCCACCGACGTTTGATTTCATGGACGAGCTTCTGGGTCGTAACTTCCCTATTCTCACGACTCACCACACCTCATCGGTTCCACTCCTGAACTCCCTCTCCCGTCACGCTTCCTCCATCAGAGCCGTCGTCAACATGGGCATGCTCAAGATTGACGCCGACCTCCTCTCCCACCTCCCTTCTCTCCAGCTCCTCGTCTGCACCAGCGTAGGCACCGACCACATCGACCTCTCTGAGTGCAAGCGTCGCGGCATCTCCGTCGCCAACGCCGGCGAAGCCTTCTCGGAAGACGTGGCGGATTGCGCCGTCGGTTTGTTGATTAGCCTCCTCCGTCAGATTCCAGCGGCTGACCGTTACGTCCGGTCGGGTAAGTGGGCGAAATCCGGAGAGTTCCAGCTCGGAATCAag CTAAGCGGGAAACGAGTTGGGATACTTGGACTAGGGACCATAGGATCCCTTATCGCTAAAAGACTCGATCCCTTTGGCTGCATCATCTCTTACAACTCAACAAGTCAGAAACAGAGCATCCCATACCTATACTACCCGGACGTTCTCTCCTTAGCGGCAAACAACGATGTTATCGTCCTCTGCTGCGCTCTGAATGATCAGACTCGTCACATCGTGAACAGAGAAGTGATGGAGTCGCTTGGGAAAAACGGGTTTATAATCAATGTGGGACGAGGAGGACTGATTGATGAGGAGGAGTTGGTTAAGTGTCTGGTCGATGGTGTGATTGGTGGTGCCGGTTTAGATGTGTTTGAGAAAGAACCAAGAATTCCTACGGAGTTGTTTGGTTTGGACAATGTTGTCTTGTCCCCACATGCTGCTATGGCCACGCCAGAGTCTTTGGACAATATTGCGCAGCTTGCTTTAGCTAACTTGAAGGCGTTTTTCTCGAACCAGCCATTGATTTCTCCGGTTCGGTTAGATTGA
- the LOC108811888 gene encoding uncharacterized protein LOC108811888 isoform X1 yields MAMARRTRRKISKEEVMEKLKDDGDFDSLRLQIIRRLKDNEELRNSMISVVKESRALNGGDAQNMKPRQLSDAIFQEVGSKMLSQLSDGLWEIIRSEDGMKKEIRDTVQSVYATLSNPGGGPSTSVEVPKEDIKQPRFDPSSKQKQELIQGSVEENKGEAACSSTNNENCDDDEEDPELPPGFG; encoded by the exons ATGGCGATGGCTCGTAGGACGAGGAGGAAGATAAGCAAGGAAGAAGTTATGGAGAAGCTTAAGGACGACGGCGATTTTGACAGTCTCCGCCTCCAAATCATACGCCGCCTCAAGGATAAC GAGGAACTACGAAACAGCATGATATCAGTTGTGAAGGAGTCAAGAGCTTTGAATGGAGGGGATGCTCAAAACATGAAACCCAGACAACTCTCTGATGCCATATTCCAAGAAGTCGG GAGCAAGATGTTGAGCCAGCTCTCAGATGGACTGTGGGAGATAATAAGATCAGAAGACGGGATGAAGAAGGAAATCAGAGACACCGTTCAATCCGTCTACGCTACATTATCAAACCCTGGAGGCGGACCATCCACGTCAGTAGAGGTCCCAAAAG aagatatcaAGCAACCCAGGTTTGATCCATCAAGTAAACAGAAGCAAGAACTGATTCAAGGATCAGTAGAAGAAAACAAAGGAGAAGCAGCATGTAGTAGCACTAACAACGAAAactgtgatgatgatgaagaagatccTGAACTCCCTCCTGGTTTTGGCTAA
- the LOC108811888 gene encoding uncharacterized protein LOC108811888 isoform X2 gives MAMARRTRRKISKEEVMEKLKDDGDFDSLRLQIIRRLKDNEELRNSMISVVKESRALNGGDAQNMKPRQLSDAIFQEVGSKMLSQLSDGLWEIIRSEDGMKKEIRDTVQSVYATLSNPGGGPSTSVEVPKDIKQPRFDPSSKQKQELIQGSVEENKGEAACSSTNNENCDDDEEDPELPPGFG, from the exons ATGGCGATGGCTCGTAGGACGAGGAGGAAGATAAGCAAGGAAGAAGTTATGGAGAAGCTTAAGGACGACGGCGATTTTGACAGTCTCCGCCTCCAAATCATACGCCGCCTCAAGGATAAC GAGGAACTACGAAACAGCATGATATCAGTTGTGAAGGAGTCAAGAGCTTTGAATGGAGGGGATGCTCAAAACATGAAACCCAGACAACTCTCTGATGCCATATTCCAAGAAGTCGG GAGCAAGATGTTGAGCCAGCTCTCAGATGGACTGTGGGAGATAATAAGATCAGAAGACGGGATGAAGAAGGAAATCAGAGACACCGTTCAATCCGTCTACGCTACATTATCAAACCCTGGAGGCGGACCATCCACGTCAGTAGAGGTCCCAAAAG atatcaAGCAACCCAGGTTTGATCCATCAAGTAAACAGAAGCAAGAACTGATTCAAGGATCAGTAGAAGAAAACAAAGGAGAAGCAGCATGTAGTAGCACTAACAACGAAAactgtgatgatgatgaagaagatccTGAACTCCCTCCTGGTTTTGGCTAA
- the LOC108811886 gene encoding transcription factor bHLH55 → MDFTSSSLFTADFALENELDLSSLITPSTFIPFQEPTPSTPIIHCAGAENDGRQRIRETTITDEITNEDVEPKNKKAKHREIERQRRQEVTSLFKNLRYILPSQYIKGKRSSSDHVQEAVNYIKDLEKKITEISEKRDRIKRSISHSSSTGECSIRSLESSYCSCDGDTHIDVKVRTCLVGIEIVASCCFRQESCLSSILQLLVQQQCLDVVSCISSRLHPRFIHTIVCKVENGIEVNFLELQEKMIKMAKLCSYGYY, encoded by the exons ATGGATTTCACATCATCTTCGTTGTTCACAGCAGATTTTGCCTTAGAAAATGAATTAGATCTATCGAGTTTGATAACTCCTTCAACGTTTATACCTTTCCAAGAACCTACTCCATCTACTCCGATCATTCACTGCGCCGGTGCTGAAAACGATGGAAGACAGAGAATCCGTGAGACGACCATAACCGATGAAATCACAAACGAAGATGTTGAGCCGAAGAACAAGAAAGCGAAACATAGAGAGATTGAGAGGCAAAGAAGACAAGAAGTCACGTCTCTTTTTAAGAATCTAAGATATATATTGCCATCTCAATACATTAAG GGTAAGCGTTCTTCATCGGATCACGTTCAAGAAGCTGTGAATTACATCAAAGACTTAGAAAAAAAGATTACAGAGATCAGCGAGAAAAGAGATCGAATAAAGAGATCTATTTCTCATTCATCTTCAACAGGAGAATGTTCTATTAGATCATTAGAATCATCATATTGTTCTTGTGATGGAGACACACATATAGATGTTAAGGTCAGGACTTGTTTGGTCGGTATCGAGATCGTAGCAAGTTGCTGTTTCAGACAAGAATCTTGTCTTTCAAGTATTCTTCAGCTTCTGGttcaacaacaatgccttgaTGTTGTTAGTTGCATCTCATCTAGACTGCACCCAAGATTCATACACACCATTGTTTGCAAG GTGGAGAATGGAATAGAGGTTAACTTCTTAGAACTTCAAGAAAAGATGATCAAAATGGCAAAACTATGTTCATATGGATACTATTAA
- the LOC108811885 gene encoding glyoxylate/hydroxypyruvate reductase HPR3, with protein MAESPLVLVHRPPTMKYMDEPLSRYYRILTTHTSSDPLPIFLSRHASSVRAVVSIGRFKIDADFLSHLPSLQLIVCTSVGTDHVDLPECKRRGISVTNAGGAYSEDVADYAVGLLISFLRRIPAADRYVRSGKWAKYGEFQLGIKLSGKRVGILGLGSIGSLIAKRLEPFGCIISYNSTCQKQSIPYLYYPDVVSLAANNDVIILCCALNDQTRHIVNREVMESLGKNGVIINVGRGGLIDEKELVKCLVEGVIGGAGLDAFEKEPGVPAELFGLDNVVLSPHTAIATPGSFNNVVELALGNLKAFFLNQPLVSPVRLD; from the exons ATGGCGGAATCTCCACTCGTGCTCGTTCACCGGCCACCGACTATGAAATACATGGACGAGCCTCTGAGTCGTTACTACCGTATTCTCACCACTCACACCTCTTCAGATCCACTCCCCATCTTCCTCTCCCGTCACGCCTCCTCCGTCAGAGCCGTCGTCAGCATCGGCAGGTTCAAGATCGACGCCGACTTCCTCTCCCACCTCCCTTCTCTCCAGCTCATCGTCTGCACCAGCGTCGGCACCGATCACGTCGACCTCCCCGAGTGCAAGCGTCGCGGCATCTCCGTCACTAACGCCGGCGGAGCTTACTCGGAGGACGTCGCGGATTACGCCGTCGGTTTGCTGATTAGCTTCCTCCGTCGGATTCCGGCGGCTGATCGTTACGTACGGTCAGGTAAGTGGGCCAAATACGGTGAGTTCCAGCTTGGAATCAAG ttAAGTGGGAAGCGAGTTGGGATACTTGGACTAGGGAGTATAGGATCACTTATCGCTAAAAGACTCGAACCCTTTGGCTGCATCATCTCTTACAACTCGACATGTCAGAAACAGAGCATCCCCTACCTTTACTACCCGGACGTTGTCTCCTTAGCAGCAAACAACGATGTCATCATCCTCTGCTGCGCTCTGAATGATCAGACTCGTCACATTGTGAACAGAGAGGTGATGGAGTCTCTTGGGAAGAACGGGGTTATAATCAATGTGGGACGAGGAGGACTGATTGATGAGAAGGAGTTGGTTAAGTGTCTGGTGGAAGGTGTGATTGGTGGTGCCGGTTTAGATGCGTTTGAGAAAGAACCTGGAGTTCCTGCGGAGTTGTTTGGTTTGGACAATGTTGTCTTGTCTCCGCATACTGCTATAGCCACGCCAGGGTCTTTCAACAATGTTGTGGAGCTTGCTTTGGGTAACTTGAAGGCGTTTTTCTTGAACCAGCCTTTGGTTTCCCCGGTTCGGTTAGATTGA
- the LOC108837144 gene encoding glutathione S-transferase T3-like encodes MASSSGFSNLLRSQLPVDLDSPEPFWFGSELPVESPSPVPEVPEVPEVPEDKDPIVGNDQKAGAFWRRIVDYYNANPHLVGQIPREIPSCKQRWSRINEQVGRFTGCYDAALRAQRSGQNDDDVMKAALDLFFVKYNNKFVMDHCWRELRYDQKWSSNYVPKEGGKEKWKQVLEVDREPEARPIGIKAAKAASLKKKNPREVELSKLQSVLELKEKVSRNKVLERLLAKKEPLSEIQEKLVSKLLSEMSRCHGRRGEEVTGEEEKSRG; translated from the exons ATGGCTAGCTCCTCTGGTTTTTCAAACCTTCTACGTAGCCAACTTCCTGTAGACCTTGATTCACCCGAACCCTTTTGGTTCGGGTCCGAACTTCCTGTTGAGTCTCCTAGCCCAGTCCCTGAAGTCCCTGAAGTCCCTGAAGTCCCTGAAGA CAAGGACCCTATCGTCGGCAATGACCAGAAAGCTGGTGCTTTCTGGAGGCGTATTGTAGACTACTACAACGCAAACCCTCACCTCGTTGGGCAAATACCGCGAGAGATACCTTCTTGCAAGCAGAGGTGGTCTAGGATCAACGAGCAAGTAGGCAGGTTTACTGGATGTTATGATGCGGCTCTGAGGGCGCAGAGAAGTGGCCAAAACGATGATGATGTGATGAAAGCCGCCTTAGACCTATTCTTCGTCAAGTACAACAACAAGTTCGTCATGGATCACTGCTGGAGGGAGCTGAGGTATGACCAGAAATGGTCATCCAACTATGTGCCTAAGGAGGGTGGAAAGGAAAAGTGGAAACAAGTGTTGGAGGTTGATAGAGAACCTGAGGCTAGACCTATCGGTATAAAGGCTGCCAAAGCTGCcagtttgaagaagaagaatcctAGAGAAGTGGAGTTGTCAAAGCTACAAAGCGTTTTAGAACTGAAGGAAAAAGTGTCTAGGAATAAAGTCCTTGAACGCTTGCTTGCGAAGAAAGAGCCACTGTCTGAGATCCAGGAGAAGCTAGTGTCGAAACTACTATCTGAAAT GTCAAGATGTCAcgggagaagaggagaagaagtcACGGGAGAAGAGGAGAAGTCACGGGGGTGA
- the LOC108837145 gene encoding uncharacterized protein LOC108837145 has translation MGQYSYSQPSSSSEELDITSLLEAEAQLYADEGQSSFHMPEAVQYQPQPEADDGIPTICYCGAELVIATAYTDKDRGRMYFSCVNADDGDCHIWRWWDVAIMEEMREFQSMLRRLKEEGEKSEEKQLLLEKSVGELGRENSRVKLIVCLLVLIGLVFLILRGVASKGSNGSVLTLDFLN, from the exons ATGGGACAATATAGCTACAGCCAGCCGTCCTCATCATCAGAGGAGTTGGACATAACGTCACTTCTCGAAGCTGAAGCTCAGCTGTACGCGGATGAAGGTCAGAGTAGCTTCCATATGCCAGAGGCGGTTCAGTACCAACCTCAACCTGAGGCCGATGATGGAATCCCGACGATTTGCTACTGTGGGGCGGAGCTGGTTATAGCAACCGCCTACACTGACAAAGATCGAGGCCGAATGTACTTCAGCTGCGTCAATGCGGATGATGGAGACTGTCACATCTGGAGGTGGTGGGATGTTGCGATCATGGAGGAGATGAGGGAGTTTCAGTCAATGCTAAGGCGGCTTAAGGAAGAAGGTGAGAAGAGTGAGGAGAAGCAGCTACTGCTAGAGAAGAGTGTAGGTGAGCTAGGAAGGGAGAATTCACGAGTTAAGCTAATAGTGTGCCTATTAGTTTTAATAGGATTGGTCTTCTTGATTCTGCGTG GAGTAGCTTCAAAGGGTTCAAACGGGAGTGTTTTAACACTTGACTTCCTTAACTAA